Proteins encoded in a region of the Chryseobacterium piperi genome:
- a CDS encoding uroporphyrinogen-III synthase, protein MRIKSILVSQPAPSESSPYLDIAKKEKIKIDFRPFIHVEGVDNKELRTQKIDLTQYTGIIFTSKNAIDHYFRLAEELRFAVPDTMRYICQSEAIANYLQKHIVYRKRKISFGEKNFSDLLPLFKKFPSEKYLLPSSDVLSPDTVKTLDTANVDWTRAIMYRTVCSNLSDIKIKDYDMLIFFSPQGIKSLQQNFEDFKQDETKIAVFGNTTLNAAEEAGLRVDVMAPTKETPSMTMALEKYIKSLHK, encoded by the coding sequence ATGAGAATAAAGTCTATATTGGTTTCTCAACCAGCGCCTAGTGAGTCTTCTCCATATCTGGATATAGCGAAGAAGGAAAAAATAAAGATTGATTTCCGTCCGTTCATCCACGTCGAAGGAGTTGACAATAAAGAACTTAGAACACAAAAAATAGATCTAACGCAGTATACTGGTATTATTTTCACCAGTAAAAATGCGATAGACCATTACTTTAGACTAGCTGAAGAATTGCGTTTTGCAGTTCCGGATACGATGAGATACATCTGCCAGTCAGAAGCAATTGCGAACTATCTTCAAAAACACATTGTCTACAGAAAAAGAAAAATAAGTTTTGGGGAGAAAAATTTCTCAGACTTGTTACCTCTTTTCAAAAAATTCCCATCTGAAAAATATCTACTACCATCTTCAGACGTTTTGAGTCCTGACACCGTTAAAACGCTAGATACCGCCAATGTAGACTGGACAAGAGCAATCATGTACAGAACAGTATGCAGTAATCTAAGTGACATCAAAATTAAAGATTATGATATGTTGATCTTCTTCAGCCCACAAGGAATCAAGTCTTTACAACAAAACTTTGAAGATTTCAAGCAGGATGAAACAAAAATTGCGGTTTTTGGAAATACAACATTAAATGCTGCTGAAGAGGCGGGATTAAGAGTAGATGTAATGGCTCCTACAAAGGAAACTCCATCTATGACCATGGCCCTTGAAAAATATATTAAAAGCCTACATAAGTAG
- a CDS encoding S9 family peptidase, which produces MKAPQPKKIEKTLEIHGDRRTDNYFWLNDRENPEVIKYIEEENAFADFMMKETEDFQEELFEEMKSRYKKDDESLPYFFNGYWYMVRYEEGKEYPIFCRKYKSLESPEEIILNVNILAEGESFFEVGSVAVSPNNELASFSSDNVGRRIYSINFKNLKTGEILPDQIFNTTGKAVWANDNEHVFYIRKDESLRAFQVYRHKLGTDSAEDILIFHEEDDTFDVNVFKTKSLEYIFIASSSTISDEHRFIPSNNVFAEWKIIQPRIDDLEYSVEHYEDEFYIITNADDATNFKIVKTKIDNCRMENWVDVIPHRPEVLLEGFEIFRDYLVLEEREKGLLQIKIIDEKTKQSYYLPFSDPTYTTYIGINLEFDTEVLRYGYTSLTQPSSTYEYNMKEKTTTLLKQQEILGGKFFPENYISERIWADSRDGKTKIPISLVYHKDTQKSEDTPLLLYGYGSYGHTVDASFSNVRLSLLDRGFIYAIAHIRGGEYLGREWYEDGKMLFKKNTFFDFIDAGKYLIKENYTSSRHLYAMGGSAGGLLVGAVVNYEPGLFNGIVAQVPFVDVVTTMLDETIPLTTGEYDEWGNPNDEEYYHYMKDYSPYDNVEAKNYPHMLITTGLHDSQVQYWEPAKWTAKLRELKTDDHLLLFKTDMSAGHGGASGRFESLKEDALEYAFLLMIDKR; this is translated from the coding sequence ATGAAAGCTCCACAGCCAAAAAAAATAGAAAAAACACTTGAAATACACGGAGATAGAAGAACTGACAATTATTTCTGGCTCAATGACAGGGAAAACCCCGAGGTCATAAAGTATATTGAGGAGGAAAATGCTTTTGCAGATTTCATGATGAAAGAAACTGAGGATTTTCAGGAGGAGCTTTTCGAAGAAATGAAATCCCGTTACAAGAAAGATGATGAATCTTTACCATACTTTTTTAATGGATACTGGTATATGGTCCGTTATGAAGAAGGAAAAGAGTACCCTATTTTCTGCAGAAAATACAAGAGTCTTGAAAGTCCGGAGGAAATTATACTGAACGTCAATATTCTGGCAGAAGGAGAAAGCTTTTTTGAAGTTGGAAGCGTTGCTGTCAGTCCCAATAATGAATTAGCATCTTTCTCATCCGATAATGTAGGAAGAAGAATTTATTCAATCAATTTTAAAAATCTGAAGACAGGAGAAATTCTACCGGATCAGATATTCAACACTACCGGAAAAGCCGTTTGGGCCAATGACAACGAACATGTTTTTTATATCAGAAAAGATGAGAGCCTACGAGCGTTCCAGGTATACAGACATAAGCTGGGAACCGATTCAGCAGAAGATATTTTAATTTTCCATGAAGAAGATGACACTTTCGATGTGAATGTTTTCAAAACGAAATCGTTAGAATATATTTTCATTGCCAGCTCCAGCACCATTTCTGACGAGCACCGCTTTATTCCTTCTAACAATGTTTTTGCAGAGTGGAAAATCATTCAGCCAAGAATTGACGACCTGGAATATTCTGTGGAACATTATGAAGATGAGTTTTATATCATTACCAACGCCGATGATGCAACCAACTTCAAAATTGTAAAAACCAAAATCGACAATTGCAGAATGGAAAACTGGGTGGACGTGATCCCTCACCGACCGGAAGTTCTATTGGAAGGGTTTGAAATATTCAGAGATTATCTTGTCCTCGAGGAAAGAGAAAAAGGGTTATTACAAATAAAGATTATTGATGAAAAAACCAAGCAATCCTATTATCTTCCGTTTTCAGATCCTACCTATACCACATACATTGGTATTAATTTAGAATTTGACACTGAAGTTTTACGTTATGGTTACACGTCATTGACCCAGCCAAGCTCTACTTATGAATATAATATGAAAGAGAAAACCACTACCCTTCTCAAGCAGCAGGAAATATTAGGGGGAAAATTCTTTCCGGAAAATTATATTTCTGAAAGAATATGGGCAGATTCAAGAGATGGAAAAACCAAAATCCCTATTTCATTAGTATACCATAAAGACACTCAGAAGTCTGAAGATACACCTTTACTTCTATATGGATATGGAAGTTATGGGCATACTGTAGACGCCAGCTTTTCCAATGTAAGGTTATCTCTTTTAGACAGAGGCTTCATTTATGCCATTGCCCACATTCGTGGTGGAGAGTATTTAGGAAGAGAATGGTATGAAGATGGAAAGATGTTATTTAAAAAGAACACTTTCTTCGATTTTATTGATGCAGGAAAATACCTTATTAAGGAAAACTATACTTCTTCCAGGCATCTTTATGCAATGGGCGGAAGTGCAGGAGGATTATTGGTAGGAGCGGTTGTTAACTATGAACCAGGTTTATTTAATGGTATAGTTGCGCAGGTTCCTTTTGTAGATGTGGTGACGACAATGCTGGATGAGACAATTCCTTTGACTACCGGAGAGTATGATGAATGGGGAAATCCTAATGATGAAGAATATTATCATTACATGAAAGATTATTCTCCGTATGACAATGTGGAAGCAAAAAATTATCCGCACATGCTTATTACTACCGGACTGCATGATTCACAGGTTCAATACTGGGAACCGGCAAAATGGACAGCTAAATTAAGAGAATTAAAAACTGACGATCATCTTTTGCTATTCAAAACTGATATGAGTGCCGGACATGGTGGAGCAAGCGGAAGATTTGAATCGCTTAAAGAGGATGCATTGGAATATGCATTTCTATTGATGATTGATAAGCGATAA
- a CDS encoding four helix bundle protein, giving the protein MDHNPDYNQLFALKTKQLAVSIINELSSLPYQEAFAVIRKQIYRSSTSMAANYRAMCRARSKAERYSKISIVIEETDETLFWLEMIEELNYVKSEVLVDLKNRTEEILKATSSYRKMLKT; this is encoded by the coding sequence ATGGATCATAATCCAGACTATAACCAGCTTTTTGCCTTAAAGACCAAACAATTGGCTGTAAGTATTATTAATGAATTATCAAGCCTGCCTTATCAAGAAGCTTTCGCAGTGATTAGAAAACAAATATACCGTTCTTCTACATCCATGGCGGCAAATTATAGAGCTATGTGCAGAGCAAGATCAAAAGCAGAAAGATATTCCAAAATATCAATTGTAATAGAAGAAACAGATGAAACTCTCTTTTGGCTTGAAATGATTGAAGAGCTCAATTATGTCAAAAGTGAAGTTTTAGTAGATCTAAAAAATAGGACTGAAGAAATTCTAAAAGCAACTTCTTCATATAGAAAGATGTTAAAGACATAG
- a CDS encoding SRPBCC family protein, whose protein sequence is MESNIIFNKDFDAKSIYVMKVYHADVSKVWDYFTQSELIDQWWGPKPWRCETVHMDFKENGIWHYAMVGPDGEKRYARAKYGEIMKHRSFDWMAAFCDEKGEVNQDSPQSQWLIGFTGIEDGTKITVNIHFQSEEAMKDHIDMGFEEGFKMGLSQLEEVLK, encoded by the coding sequence ATGGAATCTAATATCATTTTTAACAAAGATTTTGATGCTAAGAGCATTTATGTCATGAAAGTATATCATGCTGATGTATCTAAAGTGTGGGACTATTTTACCCAATCAGAGTTAATAGATCAATGGTGGGGTCCAAAACCCTGGAGATGTGAAACGGTGCATATGGACTTTAAAGAGAACGGAATCTGGCACTACGCTATGGTAGGTCCTGATGGAGAAAAGAGATATGCACGGGCAAAATATGGAGAAATCATGAAGCATAGAAGTTTTGACTGGATGGCTGCTTTTTGTGATGAAAAAGGAGAGGTTAATCAAGATTCTCCACAATCCCAATGGTTGATCGGATTTACCGGTATTGAAGACGGAACAAAAATAACGGTTAATATTCATTTTCAATCCGAGGAAGCAATGAAAGATCATATTGACATGGGCTTTGAAGAAGGGTTTAAAATGGGACTCAGTCAATTGGAAGAAGTTCTGAAATAG
- a CDS encoding sensor histidine kinase — MNNKFIPIISVFMTISLIVFVTLQFYWLKGYYGALEQDFSNKVYTALENTAKNISEIEVEKYLNDDFKNFRKNVVANNNQPSLTTIQQVEDSGTQRQIIYSKNIIEKTQLPISQKGDSLKLTTLYTDEAAYKLKRDTTNREPLTADINQDIESGDYSMKEFAKVYGNNLPITKRVDDKILDSVLSKELKMKGITAKFGFGVTDKNNNLTTVFNKVYKEKKDSNTYSYPLFTDKKDHTLYSLALVFPKKEYSLAMNNWPMLLGTFLSLLTILGIYIISINYMMRQKKLAEIKTDFINNMSHEFKTPLATISVATDSLANDKIATNPEKVRYYSNLIKQENLRMKKQVENVLNMSKLERNEVNLFLKETNVRELIKKTTESFNLIVTQRNGSLTQEFTADKYTFKIDEFHISNMLVNLLDNANKYSPETPDIKVKTRNEGNFYVIEISDKGMGMETQNKTKIFEKFFREETGNIHNVKGQGLGLSYVKKIVELHKGQIIVESNKGEGSIFTIKLPMT, encoded by the coding sequence ATGAATAACAAATTCATCCCAATAATTTCAGTGTTTATGACAATCTCACTGATTGTTTTTGTGACACTCCAGTTTTATTGGCTGAAAGGATATTATGGCGCTCTGGAACAGGATTTTTCTAATAAAGTGTATACGGCATTGGAAAATACCGCTAAAAATATCTCGGAAATTGAAGTAGAAAAATACCTGAATGATGATTTTAAAAACTTCAGAAAAAATGTTGTTGCCAATAACAACCAACCTTCTTTAACGACAATTCAGCAGGTTGAAGACTCCGGCACCCAAAGACAAATTATCTACTCCAAAAACATCATTGAAAAAACTCAGCTTCCGATCTCTCAAAAGGGAGATTCTTTAAAGCTTACGACTCTATATACGGATGAAGCAGCCTATAAACTGAAAAGAGATACAACAAACCGCGAACCTCTTACTGCTGATATCAACCAGGATATTGAAAGTGGTGATTATTCCATGAAAGAGTTTGCAAAAGTATATGGAAATAATCTGCCAATCACCAAAAGAGTGGATGATAAAATTCTGGATTCGGTTCTCAGCAAGGAATTGAAAATGAAAGGAATTACGGCAAAATTTGGGTTTGGAGTAACAGATAAAAACAACAACCTCACTACGGTTTTCAATAAAGTTTATAAAGAAAAAAAAGACAGCAATACATACAGCTATCCTCTTTTTACGGATAAAAAAGACCACACTTTATACAGTCTGGCTCTTGTTTTCCCTAAAAAAGAATATTCACTGGCAATGAATAACTGGCCTATGCTATTGGGAACTTTTCTTTCATTACTGACCATTCTGGGAATTTATATTATTTCCATTAATTATATGATGAGACAAAAGAAATTGGCCGAAATCAAAACAGATTTCATCAACAATATGTCTCATGAATTCAAGACCCCTCTGGCTACCATTTCAGTAGCGACGGACTCACTGGCCAATGACAAAATTGCCACGAATCCGGAGAAAGTAAGATACTATTCCAATCTTATCAAGCAGGAAAACCTGAGAATGAAAAAACAGGTGGAGAATGTTCTGAATATGTCTAAGCTTGAAAGAAATGAGGTTAATCTGTTTTTAAAGGAAACCAATGTTAGAGAGCTAATCAAAAAGACGACCGAATCGTTCAATCTTATTGTAACACAGAGAAACGGTTCTCTTACACAGGAATTTACCGCTGATAAATACACATTTAAAATTGATGAGTTCCATATTTCCAATATGTTGGTGAATTTACTGGACAATGCCAATAAATATTCTCCAGAAACTCCTGACATTAAGGTTAAAACAAGAAATGAAGGTAACTTCTATGTTATTGAAATCTCTGATAAAGGAATGGGAATGGAAACGCAGAACAAAACTAAAATTTTTGAAAAGTTCTTCCGGGAAGAAACTGGAAATATTCATAATGTAAAAGGACAAGGCTTAGGACTTTCCTATGTGAAAAAAATTGTAGAACTGCATAAAGGTCAAATTATAGTAGAGTCGAACAAGGGAGAAGGAAGTATCTTTACGATAAAACTTCCAATGACTTAA
- a CDS encoding response regulator transcription factor: MSNRILLVEDDQSFGAVLKDYLTINNFEVTLATDGEQGLKEFTENEFDICIFDVMMPKKDGFSLAEDVKKIDKNTPIIFLTARNMREDILKGYQLGADDYITKPFDTELLLYKIKAILQRSSTLENEEQEQFKISNIFFDSMLRQLRVGDKEYKLSPKENELLKLLCIHRNDFMPRDLALRKIWKKENYFTARSMDVYIAKLRKLLKDDEGLEIINVHGEGFRLLVKN; the protein is encoded by the coding sequence ATGAGCAACAGAATATTATTAGTAGAAGACGATCAGAGTTTTGGAGCTGTATTGAAAGATTATTTAACTATAAATAATTTTGAGGTTACTCTTGCCACAGATGGAGAGCAGGGGTTAAAAGAATTCACAGAAAATGAATTCGACATTTGTATTTTTGATGTCATGATGCCTAAAAAAGATGGGTTTTCATTGGCCGAAGATGTAAAGAAAATAGATAAAAATACCCCTATCATTTTCTTGACTGCAAGAAATATGAGAGAAGATATTTTAAAAGGATATCAACTTGGGGCAGATGATTATATTACCAAACCATTTGACACAGAATTGCTTTTGTACAAGATAAAAGCAATCTTACAGAGAAGTTCAACATTGGAAAATGAAGAACAGGAGCAGTTTAAAATCAGCAACATTTTCTTTGATTCTATGCTGAGACAATTAAGAGTAGGTGATAAAGAATATAAGCTTTCACCAAAAGAAAACGAATTGCTTAAACTTCTTTGTATTCACAGAAATGATTTCATGCCTAGAGATTTGGCACTGAGAAAGATCTGGAAAAAAGAAAACTACTTTACAGCAAGAAGTATGGACGTATATATTGCTAAACTTCGTAAGCTTCTGAAAGATGACGAAGGATTAGAAATTATTAACGTTCACGGGGAAGGATTCAGACTTTTGGTTAAGAATTAA
- a CDS encoding TonB-dependent receptor domain-containing protein: MKLFISRMILGLCLLSAPFIFAQNLKSQFQVKGNCEMCKERIETAAKKAGAKAARYSIDSQTLTLETENQTSADNILKKVAEAGHDNERFKASDETYEALPGCCHYERNLQLSNTNTAIQKSKSEHEFYVKGNCASCKARIEKAAKDAGANSAEWSAETQTVVLDFDNTKTSADTILKKIADVGHDNEKYTSDDSVYNNLPACCLYDRTVALGEKGANVHFEEDKKVASHKNDSSSEAQNEGSYEKKIEEVKLSVSKASTSLNKKEAGLVFNIDKKELLKAACCNLSESFETNATVDVSFSNAVTGTKQLKMLGLDQKYTSLTKELLPEIRGLASAYGLSFIPGRWIESIQLTKGGSTVTNGYESITGQINTELLKNAKTPETSLNLFADFNGRAEANITSVSPINEKWSQTFLLHGNGTFGNTDMNNDGFLDRPKGTQINAAYLLNYNDLEKSGFGSHFGINFVKDNRTAGQTDFDKRLAQDKQSPYGVGIDISRFQVWNKTGYVFKGKPYQSLGWMNQYVYHQQDSFFGLRNYSGKQNTFYSNLIFESIIGNTNHKYKAGASFMYDGYDETYLNTPYKRNEIVPGAFAEYTLTGLKYTLVAGARVDFHNLAGTQFTPRLNFKYDFTPQTILRLSAGRGFRTASVFAENQQYFASNRTIQIIQNGGDIYGLKPEIAWNYGASLQQEFKIFGRKSSIVADFFRTDFQDQVMVDLDRSPQQLVFYNLEGKSFANSLQVQWDFIPLKNFEVKVAYKYYDVQADYLDGRREIPFMAKNRGFVNLAYNTNKSEKGGFWSFDTTLNWVGKQRLPDTSGNPSEFQLPGYSKSYAILNAQISRNFNKKLRAYLGGENLTSYYQKNAIVDFKNPFGNYFDGGMIYAPIMKANFYVGLDVTF; this comes from the coding sequence ATGAAATTATTTATTTCCAGGATGATTCTTGGATTATGCTTATTATCTGCACCATTTATATTCGCTCAGAATCTTAAAAGCCAGTTCCAGGTAAAAGGAAATTGTGAAATGTGCAAGGAGAGAATAGAAACAGCAGCGAAAAAAGCAGGAGCAAAAGCAGCCAGATACTCAATTGACTCACAGACTCTCACTTTAGAAACCGAAAACCAGACATCAGCGGATAACATTCTTAAAAAAGTGGCCGAGGCAGGTCATGATAACGAAAGATTTAAGGCTTCCGATGAAACTTATGAGGCCCTTCCGGGATGTTGCCATTATGAAAGGAACCTTCAGCTTTCAAACACCAATACAGCCATTCAAAAATCTAAATCAGAACATGAATTTTATGTAAAAGGGAATTGTGCATCATGTAAGGCAAGAATTGAAAAAGCAGCGAAAGATGCCGGAGCCAATTCTGCAGAATGGAGCGCCGAAACACAAACTGTTGTTTTAGATTTTGACAATACCAAAACTTCAGCAGATACAATTTTAAAAAAGATCGCTGACGTTGGGCATGATAATGAAAAATATACTTCAGACGATAGCGTTTACAATAACCTCCCGGCATGTTGTCTTTACGACAGAACCGTCGCTTTAGGAGAAAAGGGTGCCAACGTACATTTTGAGGAAGACAAAAAAGTAGCTTCTCACAAAAATGATTCATCATCAGAAGCTCAGAATGAAGGGAGTTATGAAAAAAAGATTGAGGAGGTAAAGTTATCTGTTTCAAAAGCATCGACTTCATTAAATAAAAAAGAAGCAGGACTGGTTTTCAATATCGATAAAAAGGAACTGCTGAAAGCAGCCTGCTGTAACCTATCTGAAAGTTTTGAAACGAACGCTACCGTAGATGTTTCTTTTAGCAATGCTGTAACAGGTACAAAACAGCTTAAAATGCTAGGCCTTGACCAGAAATATACCAGCTTAACGAAAGAGCTTTTACCGGAAATCAGAGGATTAGCTTCAGCTTATGGATTAAGTTTTATTCCAGGGAGATGGATTGAGAGCATTCAACTGACAAAAGGAGGAAGCACAGTAACTAACGGATATGAAAGTATTACGGGACAAATCAACACTGAACTTCTAAAAAATGCAAAAACTCCTGAAACATCCCTGAATCTATTTGCCGATTTCAATGGAAGAGCAGAAGCGAATATTACAAGTGTTTCTCCTATCAACGAGAAGTGGTCTCAGACTTTCTTATTGCATGGAAACGGAACTTTTGGAAATACGGATATGAATAATGACGGATTTCTTGATCGTCCGAAAGGAACGCAGATTAATGCAGCCTATCTACTTAATTATAACGATCTTGAAAAATCAGGATTTGGATCTCACTTCGGAATTAACTTCGTGAAGGACAACAGAACTGCCGGACAAACCGATTTTGATAAAAGACTGGCTCAGGACAAGCAGAGTCCTTATGGAGTAGGAATTGACATTTCAAGGTTTCAGGTGTGGAACAAAACAGGATATGTTTTTAAAGGAAAGCCTTATCAAAGTTTAGGCTGGATGAATCAATATGTTTACCATCAGCAGGACAGCTTTTTTGGGTTAAGAAATTATTCAGGTAAGCAGAATACATTTTATTCCAATTTAATTTTTGAGAGCATTATCGGAAATACCAACCACAAGTATAAGGCTGGAGCGAGTTTTATGTATGATGGGTATGATGAGACCTACCTCAACACTCCCTATAAAAGGAATGAAATTGTTCCGGGAGCTTTTGCTGAGTATACTTTAACCGGATTGAAATACACATTGGTAGCGGGAGCAAGAGTAGATTTTCATAATCTTGCAGGAACCCAGTTTACACCAAGACTGAATTTCAAATATGATTTCACCCCACAAACCATTTTAAGGCTATCAGCAGGAAGAGGATTCAGAACAGCGTCGGTCTTTGCTGAAAATCAACAATATTTTGCATCGAACCGTACCATTCAGATCATACAAAATGGTGGAGATATTTATGGATTAAAACCCGAAATTGCATGGAATTACGGAGCAAGTTTACAACAGGAGTTTAAAATTTTCGGAAGAAAATCTTCTATCGTTGCTGATTTCTTCAGAACGGATTTTCAGGATCAGGTAATGGTGGACCTTGACAGATCTCCTCAACAGTTGGTATTTTATAATCTGGAAGGAAAATCTTTTGCCAATAGTCTACAGGTACAATGGGACTTCATTCCTTTGAAAAACTTTGAAGTAAAAGTAGCCTATAAGTATTACGATGTACAAGCTGATTATCTTGACGGAAGAAGAGAGATCCCATTTATGGCTAAAAACCGTGGGTTCGTTAATCTTGCCTACAATACCAATAAAAGTGAAAAAGGTGGTTTCTGGAGTTTTGATACAACTTTAAATTGGGTTGGAAAACAAAGGCTTCCTGATACATCCGGCAATCCATCTGAGTT